The DNA window TGGCGGCCGGTTGCTCcgctgggtccatgtcattggtccaacatcccattagtccgacagtTGGCGGtactgaacggctcccggcgggcgtatttctaccttgatggtgcgacgcgaccggctctgggtcagctgggaaaggcttgaggcgaagcaggctcacggcttatgtgtttgtcactttctttttcattttaacccacaccatgagcttttcctgaccctaaccaagtggtttttgtgcctaaacctaaccagaccttaaccacagggcatcatgatgatttcagaacggacctcggaacaatgggtttaatatggtcggaccaatgggctgtcggaccaatgggcagttcccactCCGCTGCCGTCCAGCAGCTAACAagtggagctagctgctaacagccaccgctacaaatccattcagcagctccaccatccacagtcagacacgcACGGCtcattatttactgctgaattacagctcacaactcgcaccaacgaCTGACGCTGCTACGCTCTGACTGTTTTGCTGGCTACTGAAACTtttggtgcagactatttactggagtttaacagcctgtcgctcatgcagcatttgaagataatcaCAAGCACGTCTGTTCTTAGTTTTTAATGTCTGATAGTCCATCTCGAACATTTTTGTCTCATCAACgaaaatgaaacacagattttGTCTTAGTCGTTAATATCACAATCTTTTTTTAGCTCGTTGTCATCTTGTTTTCATGGAAGTATTTTAACCATGAATGTTTTTTGGCTGATGTGAAGCATCTATAATTGTTCACTTTGAATGCCAAGTCTAATATATCAGAATTCTGCGATTGTAATTATGACTTGCATGTTGCAGTGATCAGTCAGAAACTTGGATATGACATAAACATGGCAGAGGTGCATTGATTGTAGCTGCTTCGCCGACACTCAATAGTCAGAACTTGTCAACCCCAGGAGGAGTAGCTAATGCTTCTGCTGATGCGAATGAAgatccaaataaataaagaaagaaagaataggCTGCATAAAAATGACAGGTGTAGCCACCAtaatgtcacccactggtttgtccACTCCTGTCTTAGCTGTCACCATCGgtcgagagggtggagctggcTCACAGACTGTGGTGACACCCTGCAGACAGTCCGTCACTCAAAGCCTCCATCCCCTTTATTatttgtaactttaagcctctGTTGCAAACTGTCATCTAAAGAATCTGATTTTAAGCTGCAGCATTAAGATTAAACAGACCCAGAACAATCGGACATTAAAGGACACATTTGTCTGTTGGAGGTTTTCAAAAATCAATTTGTCTCCTCAGGCaatcatcatcctcatcttcatcatcctcaTGATGCCATCCATCAGTGTGACTCaagtgtttctgctgctggccCTCCTCCACCTCGccacatcacttcctgtcaggtaCAAACAGTTCTCACAGACGCTGCTGGAAAACTACAAACCAGTCAAACATCCCTCCCTGACTCTTCTAAACACGACAACACATGATCATGACAACACATGAtcatgacaacagagtgatCTGAGTTTAAACACCAACAGCTGGATTAAAAACATGAGGAAAgatgttttcctctgtgtgttcTCAACTACAGAGAAATCCTTCTTATTCTCTTTTGGGGAAAGCAGAGTCTGTTCGTGTTCTGATGttgttctttgtgtttgttttgattgttGCGTCTTCCTGTCATGTGACCTCAGGGATGAAGATGAGGTGGAGAGTTTCCTGCCTCAGATCAGGCACCTGAACGCACCGTGGTCTCTGTCAGGGCTGAGCTCTGCAGACGCTCTGCTCGAGGCCAGACTCGGGTGAGATTACCGACAAAACATTGAAACCTTTTAGTGGATAAAATTAATCTGTATTTCCCTGTGAAGTCTGTAGCTCTGACGGCAACACATGCTGCACACTCAAGCTTTAAATTGTCATTTAAAGCAGCTAGAACTGATATTTTTAATTGATAACAATGTCTGAAATGAAAGGACATGGGTTCCATTTCAACACATATTAATTAAGTGGAGGACTGGGGGTccccaaacacttcatttcctgcactCTGGTGACTTTATGCACTAATATATGGCAGAAATATCTTTTTTATGTAAAGGAAACCATAAATTCAGGCAGCAGgtgatgattaaaaaataaattataaaatggAAGTGAAGAAAAACCCTGtacgtgtggactaggccttacAAAGAATAAATGTATATCTACTCCATCTTTCAGTGCTACATACAGAATATTCTGATCATATTGTTGCAGCTCTTTATTTCATGTAATATTCTGTTCATGGTTTGTTCAAGTCTAGTAGGGGACGTTTATTGTCCTGTagtgataattaaaaaaaaaaaacgaacatAAACACGTTAAGTCAAAACCACAAAACCATCCAAAGTGTGAAAGTGCATCAAAAATGATTTGGTTATTGATGTGATTGTGTTTCAGGCAGCTGCTGTCTGCAGGACTGGACCGCAGGAGGCAGCTGGGAGACATTGAGTTCTCCAACAGATACGCAGAGTTCCTGAGATCTAAAGCCAAACACAGCTCCATCTGCGCCTTCCTGCACCGCATGCAGGGCGTCAGGAAGAGGTGTGACACCTCagacacatcagacacattaaaacaacagtAATACCTTAGAACAACAATCTGCCCTCGAGCTGCTCTGCTGAAGTTAGACGACTGATAAAACTGCCAAGTAGAGTTGATTTCAAATAGTCAGTGTTCAGCACAGAAAGTGAGTGAGTGCAGAGTGGTGACATGACATGACTGAATGCAgtgaaaatgtacattaaacTATAAAGACGTAAAATAAACGtggaggaagtgttgagttgCATCAACAGCAAATACAACAGGAGCAGATCAGAAAACAGGGAGGCTTCTTACTAAGATGTgatgaaatgtatttataaaacaggagaaatgtctGAGAATATAAGTTTCAAATAAAGGTCTGGTTCTCTCTTAACGTAGTCGCCAGAATAAACGTTGGCAAATCAcacagatacgttacatctGTACATTATTAAGTAGTGGATAAGTTGAAACTttggatttttatttatgtagttttCCCATCAGTGAAGCCTCAACGCTCTTATCATCCCCTTTGTCATGAttaacaccaaaaaaaaaatccaccggACCACATGATAAAGTTTAACAGTTTCCTTCAATACACAAAAAACTGTACAGAAACAAGTGTCCAGTACCAAAACCAAAATTATTCAAAAAGGAGAAATAAAGAAGGGAGAGGAgacaaaagagaaaagaggtaaaaaaaaaactgtgtggcTCCTCTCTCCACTCGTCTGGCTGCAATTCAtcctcccaaatccaaaaactaccCCTACTGGTGAGAGTGTAAAGAAGGGGCAATTAAACATACGATGCAACAATTCTAATACTGTTATCTTAAAAGTGACTGCATTTAGGCTCTGTGGTTaatatgtggttatgtttaggcaccaaaaactcTTAATTATGGTTCAGAAAAGATCTTGTGTGGGCTTTAAAAAACCCACTTTTGGTGTCACAGTCATGGCTGGAGAAGTCGTCGATGTCCAGGTAAAAAACAgttgcttttcatggcacttaCCCCGCTGGTAGAACAGCACTGGATCACCAAaagtaaataattaaaacaagtTTTCTGACTAAGAAGCCGCTGCAActgcagcaatgactcactaaaaacaactggttttgttgtttgttggtgttgatTAATCgtgtgcagcttggcaggcgtttCGCCTACGTGACAAGCCACCCACCATCACCTCCacttcctgatgacaaagtcagctcatacaacacgtcactttagaaactttgatatgacacatatgaaacgtacaaatgtaacatgttcgttgtttgcagaaacgtataaTGTCAGCACTGTCTTCTTGTGACTGGGCTGTTTCTGTGTAGGTGCAGTCTGTGAGAGCTCACAACACTTTTTCAGAACtgatattaaacatttttccagTGGTCAGCTTCCAAatgaaagtttgctgatctaaCCACATGGCAACAAGATTaagataaaaaataagaaacacaTAATAGAAAtaccttcttcctcttcctcttcctcttcagcagtGTTtaactgttgctgtgttttgtcCGCAGCGGTGTGGGAGGAGACACGGAGAGGGTGAACCTGCTGCTGAAACAGTACATGTGTCCGTCCGTCTACAACAACTGGCCGACCGACCTgtagaagacaaagaagaagagagattaaagctgttgttgatgttctgaatGAAGCTCTGTATATGCAGCTGCAATTAATATGGAAACAGATGTCTTTGTTATTACAATACGTTTTAGGAAGTGCTTTACGTGTGTTTGGTGACTGTGTGGAGCATTTCACTTTTACTCTGAAATAATAAGGCCtgttaaattacagttactgaCGTTGATATCTTAAATGATACAAACAAATCTAACTGGTTctggttttttattttttcatgctgAACCGCtggtgcaaaaagaaaaaaatgataacaggcagcaacaaagaaaacaatagCATATTGTGCACACTTTATTGGTCTATAAAATAATGCGTCACAATCACAAAACTGATAAATGCTGTTCTCTGATTAAACAGAATAATAAACCAACCAGTGTAACCTACAAACTAAAATGTAGGCCGATGTTCTGTTCTGACTCCTCTCCCATTCTCAGCGTATTCTCTTCCCCTCCTTTCTTTTTGAAATAGTCACACACTAATTGTTATAATCATCTTCTAAATGAACTGTAAATATTGTTTAAGGATCCCAGAGAACAGCAACAAGCAGCCcttcactcctcctctcctcctctgcgccCTCTACACAGCACAGCCccaaactgcatgtcatttttgttcaAATTGATTATCAGAGATCAGGTGTAGGACACGTAAACATTATTTCAAAATGAGTTTTAGCTTAAAAAGACACATGGAAGTGGAAAAGCAATTCAGCGCCTGCTTTCACACCAGGCTATCTCACTGGTTGTTAAGCTTAACAGTGGATTATTGCTAAATTAGTCTGGCTGTATGAGATATTTTAATAGTGGTTTAATTCCATatcagtgacaaacaatgcTGGTGTTTAGGGTGAACACTGTCGATACCTGGCTGTTGATGAAGGCAGGTCAGGGAGATGTGGATGACGCTCAAGGGAAGTTGAGGGCACGACTTTAATGccttaaaaactaaaatataaaagtattaaaagaagcagaaacatgtcT is part of the Epinephelus lanceolatus isolate andai-2023 chromosome 5, ASM4190304v1, whole genome shotgun sequence genome and encodes:
- the LOC144463584 gene encoding uncharacterized protein LOC144463584; the protein is MMPSISVTQVFLLLALLHLATSLPVRDEDEVESFLPQIRHLNAPWSLSGLSSADALLEARLGQLLSAGLDRRRQLGDIEFSNRYAEFLRSKAKHSSICAFLHRMQGVRKSGVGGDTERVNLLLKQYMCPSVYNNWPTDL